In Parasphingorhabdus halotolerans, a single window of DNA contains:
- the acs gene encoding acetate--CoA ligase: protein MSDMIQPDTKATANTNCSAEEYQRLYDESIANPDAFWAKQAERIDWETAPSTISNWSYDPVDIKWYEDGVLNICHNAVDRHIAAGNGDVIALIFEPDDPQSEGRKLTYSDLLREVIKMAGALKKMGVKKGDRVTIYMPMIVEGAVAMLACARIGAIHSVVFGGFSPDALAGRIEDCESKFIVCADGGLRGGKPVPLKANVDAALEKPGADVDAVLVINHTGTDIEMTEGRDYWYHEISADVPAECPCEPMQAEDPLFILYTSGSTGKPKGVLHTTGGYAVWVATTFHYVFDYKPGEVFWCSADIGWVTGHSYIVYGPLINGATEVMFEGIPNYPDFGRFWEVVAKHKVNIFYTAPTAIRALMREGDGPVKVHDRSSIRLLGTVGEPINPEAWRWYHEVVGEKKSPIIDTWWQTETGGTMITTLPGAHGMKPGSAGKPFFGIQPQLVDGDGKVLEGATDGNLCITASWPGQARSVYGDHERFIQTYFSTYKGKYFTGDGCKRDEDDYYWITGRVDDVINVSGHRMGTAEVESALVSHPKVAEAAVVGYPHDIKGQGIYCYVTLNAGVESSEELVAELRGHVRKEIGPIATPDHLHLTPALPKTRSGKIMRRILRKIAENEHGALGDTSTLADPSVVNALVEGRLNR, encoded by the coding sequence ATGAGCGACATGATCCAGCCTGACACCAAGGCGACTGCGAACACGAACTGCAGCGCGGAGGAGTATCAGCGGCTCTATGATGAGAGCATTGCCAACCCCGATGCGTTCTGGGCGAAGCAGGCGGAGCGGATTGATTGGGAAACCGCTCCGAGTACAATATCCAACTGGTCCTACGACCCTGTCGATATCAAATGGTATGAAGATGGCGTGCTTAACATCTGCCACAACGCCGTGGACCGGCATATCGCGGCGGGCAATGGAGATGTGATCGCGCTAATTTTTGAACCCGATGATCCCCAGTCTGAAGGCCGGAAGCTCACATATTCGGATTTGCTCCGTGAGGTCATCAAAATGGCGGGCGCACTCAAGAAAATGGGTGTCAAAAAGGGTGATCGCGTCACTATTTATATGCCGATGATCGTTGAGGGCGCTGTCGCGATGCTGGCCTGCGCACGGATTGGGGCGATCCATAGTGTCGTGTTTGGCGGCTTCTCTCCTGACGCGCTGGCGGGACGGATTGAGGATTGCGAGAGCAAATTTATTGTCTGTGCTGATGGCGGACTGCGCGGCGGAAAGCCGGTACCGCTGAAGGCCAATGTTGATGCAGCGCTGGAAAAACCGGGGGCGGATGTCGATGCGGTGTTGGTGATTAATCACACCGGTACCGACATCGAAATGACTGAAGGTCGTGACTACTGGTATCATGAAATCAGCGCAGATGTACCCGCTGAATGTCCCTGCGAGCCAATGCAAGCAGAAGACCCGCTGTTCATTCTCTATACCTCTGGTTCGACCGGCAAGCCCAAGGGCGTGCTTCATACCACAGGCGGCTATGCCGTTTGGGTCGCGACCACCTTTCACTATGTATTCGACTATAAACCGGGCGAGGTGTTCTGGTGCAGCGCTGACATCGGCTGGGTCACTGGTCACAGCTATATTGTCTACGGCCCGCTGATAAACGGCGCGACCGAGGTGATGTTTGAGGGCATTCCCAACTATCCCGATTTTGGCCGTTTCTGGGAAGTCGTGGCCAAGCATAAGGTCAATATCTTCTACACAGCGCCTACTGCTATAAGAGCATTAATGCGCGAAGGCGACGGGCCGGTAAAAGTGCATGACCGCAGCTCGATCCGGCTGCTCGGCACGGTTGGCGAACCGATAAACCCAGAGGCCTGGCGCTGGTATCACGAGGTCGTGGGCGAGAAGAAGTCGCCGATTATTGACACCTGGTGGCAAACCGAAACCGGCGGCACGATGATAACAACATTGCCCGGCGCGCATGGCATGAAACCGGGCAGCGCGGGCAAGCCGTTTTTTGGCATCCAACCGCAGCTGGTCGATGGCGATGGCAAGGTTCTGGAAGGCGCAACCGACGGCAATCTCTGCATCACCGCCAGTTGGCCGGGCCAGGCGCGCAGCGTCTATGGCGACCACGAACGTTTCATCCAGACCTATTTTTCGACTTATAAAGGCAAATATTTCACCGGTGATGGCTGTAAGCGCGACGAGGATGATTATTACTGGATCACCGGCCGTGTCGATGATGTGATCAATGTTTCCGGCCACCGTATGGGAACGGCAGAGGTTGAAAGCGCGCTCGTTTCCCATCCCAAAGTCGCCGAGGCGGCGGTGGTTGGCTATCCACACGATATCAAGGGGCAGGGCATTTATTGCTATGTCACGTTGAACGCGGGTGTGGAATCTTCAGAAGAACTGGTTGCTGAACTGCGCGGCCATGTCCGCAAGGAAATCGGGCCCATCGCCACGCCCGATCATCTGCATCTGACACCCGCACTACCCAAAACCCGTTCGGGAAAAATCATGCGGCGGATTTTGCGTAAAATTGCCGAGAATGAGCATGGCGCATTGGGGGATACTTCGACACTGGCTGATCCGTCTGTTGTCAATGCGCTGGTTGAGGGGCGATTGAACAGATGA